Proteins found in one Candidatus Omnitrophota bacterium genomic segment:
- a CDS encoding HNH endonuclease signature motif containing protein codes for MPVLQKQKRIKSQATIDKVRKPYCELCGAKAHGEPHHVVTRGKGGPDIPENLIQLCGRCHYELLPAAKISRDTLLKIIAFREGKSIEEIKVIIKQYVSVNLDR; via the coding sequence ATGCCTGTATTACAGAAACAAAAGAGAATAAAATCACAGGCAACCATTGATAAGGTGCGGAAGCCGTATTGCGAGCTTTGTGGGGCAAAGGCGCATGGTGAACCGCATCACGTGGTAACAAGAGGTAAAGGCGGACCGGATATACCGGAAAACCTTATTCAGTTATGCGGGCGTTGCCATTACGAATTATTGCCAGCCGCGAAGATATCCAGGGATACGCTCTTGAAAATCATAGCCTTTAGGGAAGGCAAAAGCATTGAGGAAATAAAAGTAATTATCAAACAGTATGTATCGGTAAACTTAGATCGTTAA